Proteins encoded within one genomic window of Triticum aestivum cultivar Chinese Spring chromosome 2D, IWGSC CS RefSeq v2.1, whole genome shotgun sequence:
- the LOC123051580 gene encoding pentatricopeptide repeat-containing protein At3g18020, with translation MMATAAQPEQPDLGGLVDALCASGRSAEAHHRVALLLSSASASRRLDAPTANGLLARLLRARTPLLTLRLVQAAPFVPSLRNYNRLLALLSSAAAPWLLLAHRLLLRMRVPPSAVSYAALLDGYACAADPRAAQKLLDEMPRWGLAPSSLARTFLVKAFLRSRDVGAAMDLVDNQLWPSMERCHDEDQGLKNAAFANLVQCLCGEGFFHIVFRVAEEMPQRRCFVPDEFAYAQMIDSLCRAGQHHGASRIVYIMGKRGLCPSTLSYNCIVHGLCTSQKPGGRLRAYQLVMEGVRSGYRPREVTYKVLVEELCREKEVAKAKDVLELMLQPQCGHDKPDEETRTRLYNMFLGALRAVDNPSEQLGVLVSMLQGDCKPDVITMNTVIHGFCKVGRTQEARKILDDMINGKFCAPDVVTFTTLISGYLDVGEHAEALHVLHTLMPRRRCAPNVVTYNSVLKGLFCLGLVDRAMQVLDEMKSSSITADSVSHTVVIKGLCDAGQLEKAKAFWDNVVWPSGIHDGYVYSAILRGLCKLGKLEQACDFLYELADSGVCPSVVCYNILIDTACKQGLKKLAYQLVKEMRRNGLSPDAVTWRILEKLHLYGNEDQEEEHQVPSFHADQSSADDRVEPIVSTKNEMPSLSSSSSSEYLDEVYKNNNEAKVEEAGRSPEMTENPSDLTDPAKEQNYLIDNSVVGPSMDKDHTISEDGFNKQDEQPLREPLSGVARRVFGLL, from the coding sequence ATgatggcgacggcagcgcagcccgAGCAGCCGGACCTGGGCGGACTGGTGGACGCGCTCTGCGCGTCCGGCCGCTCCGCCGAGGCGCACCACCGcgtcgcgctcctcctctcctCCGCATCCGCGTCGCGCCGCCTCGACGCGCCCACCGCCAACGGCCTCCTCGCCCGCCTCCTCCGCGCGCGCACGCCCCTCCTCACGCTCCGCCTCGTCCAGGCCGCCCCGTTCGTGCCCTCCCTCCGCAACTACAACCGCCTCCTCGCCCtgctctcctccgccgccgctccctggctcctcctcgcccaccgcctcctcctccgcatgCGCGTGCCTCCGAGCGCCGTCtcctacgccgcgctgctggacggCTACGCGTGCGCCGCGGACCCTCGCGCCGCCCAGaagctgctcgacgaaatgccccgCTGGGGGCTGGCTCCCAGCTCCCTCGCGCGCACCTTCCTCGTCAAGGCCTTCCTCCGCAGCCGCGACGTCGGCGCGGCCATGGACCTCGTCGACAACCAGCTCTGGCCCAGCATGGAGCGCTGCCACGACGAGGACCAGGGGCTCAAGAACGCGGCGTTTGCCAACCTTGTGCAGTGCCTGTGCGGCGAGGGCTTCTTCCACATTGTCTTCCGCGTCGCCGAGGAGATGCCGCAGCGGCGCTGCTTCGTCCCAGACGAGTTTGCCTATGCCCAGATGATTGACTCTCTCTGCCGGGCTGGACAGCACCATGGCGCCTCCAGAATAGTGTACATCATGGGGAAGAGGGGCCTGTGCCCAAGCACCCTGTCCTACAACTGCATTGTTCACGGGCTATGCACCAGCCAGAAGCCCGGGGGACGCCTGAGGGCGTACCAGCTGGTGATGGAAGGTGTGCGCTCCGGGTACCGACCGAGAGAGGTAACATACAAGGTACTCGTCGAAGAGCTCTGCCGGGAGAAAGAGGTTGCTAAGGCCAAGGATGTCCTGGAGCTGATGCTGCAGCCCCAATGTGGGCATGACAAACCTGACGAGGAGACCAGGACTAGGCTATACAATATGTTCCTTGGGGCACTGCGTGCTGTGGACAACCCAAGCGAGCAGCTCGGTGTGCTTGTGTCCATGTTGCAGGGGGACTGCAAACCGGATGTGATCACTATGAACACTGTCATTCATGGCTTCTGCAAAGTTGGGCGTACCCAGGAGGCTAGAAAGATTTTGGACGACATGATTAATGGGAAATTCTGTGCTCCTGATGTTGTCACCTTCACCACACTCATCTCTGGATACCTGGATGTAGGTGAGCATGCAGAAGCCCTCCATGTGCTGCACACTTTGATGCCCAGGCGCCGGTGCGCCCCTAATGTTGTCACTTACAATTCGGTCCTCAAGGGATTGTTCTGCCTTGGGCTAGTTGACAGAGCAATGCAGGTCCTCGACGAAATGAAATCAAGTAGCATCACTGCCGACTCTGTGAGTCACACTGTGGTGATCAAAGGGTTGTGCGACGCGGGGCAGCTTGAGAAGGCAAAGGCATTCTGGGATAATGTGGTCTGGCCATCAGGGATACATGATGGTTATGTGTACAGTGCAATCTTGAGAGGCCTCTGCAAACTGGGGAAACTGGAGCAGGCATGCGATTTCCTGTATGAGTTGGCAGACTCTGGGGTTTGTCCCAGTGTTGTCTGCTACAACATACTCATTGACACTGCCTGCAAGCAGGGATTGAAGAAGTTGGCCTATCAATTGGTGAAGGAGATGAGAAGGAATGGCCTTTCACCGGATGCTGTGACTTGGAGGATTCTTGAGAAATTGCACCTTTATGGCAATGAAGATCAAGAGGAGGAGCATCAGGTCCCCAGTTTTCATGCCGATCAAAGTTCTGCAGATGACAGAGTAGAGCCTATCGTCTCGACAAAAAATGAGATGCCTTCGttatcatcgtcatcatcgtcagaATATTTGGATGAAGTGTACAAGAATAACAACGAAGCTAAGGTTGAAGAAGCTGGAAGGTCACCAGAAATGACTGAGAACCCATCAGATCTTACTGATCCAGCAAAAGAGCAGAACTATCTGATAGACAATTCAGTGGTTGGACCATCAATGGACAAGGATCATACAATCAGTGAGGATGGCTTCAACAAGCAGGATGAGCAACCTCTAAGAGAACCACTTTCTGGAGTAGCCAGAAGGGTTTTTGGCTTGCTCTAG
- the LOC123051581 gene encoding 60S ribosomal protein L22-2: MARGAAAAAAAAKGKKKGSVSFVIDCTKPVEDKIMEIASLEKFLQERIKVAGGKAGNLGDSVTVTRDKSKVTVTSDGAFSKRYLKYLTKKYLKKHNVRDWLRVIAANKERNVYELRYFNIAENEGEEED; encoded by the exons ATGGctcgcggcgcggcggcggcggcagcggccgcgaagggcaagaagaaggggtcCGTCTCCTTCGTGATCGACTGCACCAAGCCCGTGGAGGACAAGATCATGGAGATCGCGTCGCTGGAGAAGTTCCTCCAGGAGCGCATCAAGGTCGCCGGCGGCAAGGCCGGGAACCTCGGCGACTCCGTCACCGTCACGCGCGACAAGAGCAAGGTCACCGTCACCTCCGACGGCGCCTTCTCCAAGAG GTACCTCAAGTACTTGACCAAGAAGTACTTGAAGAAGCACAACGTGCGGGACTGGCTTCGTGTGATCGCAGCCAACAAGGAGCGCAACGTGTACGAGCTCCGGTACTTCAACATCGCTGAGaatgagggcgaggaggaggattAG